A DNA window from Phragmites australis chromosome 11, lpPhrAust1.1, whole genome shotgun sequence contains the following coding sequences:
- the LOC133884209 gene encoding patellin-6-like: protein MSPTTTPSPAPPKGAKRSLMSSLMEATALLRTSSFKEDSYVAAALPSSELRALADLKALLATHPDPISIWGVPLNAPSSPPTAATDGAAAVPDERADVVLLKFLRARDFRVRDAHAMLLRCAAWRAEFGADAVLDEDLGFKDLEGVVAYMHGWDREGHPVCYNAYGVFKDRDMYDRAFGDGDRLARFLRWRVQVMERGVRALSLRPGGVNAIIQVTDLKDMPKRELRAASNQILSLFQDNYPEMVARKVFINVPWYFSVLFSMISPFLTERTKSKFVIAREGNVAETLYKFIRPELVPVQYGGLSRAGDLENGPPKPASEFTIKGGEKVFLEIDGIEAAATITWDLVVGGWDLEYGAEYVPAAEDSYTLCVEKTRMVPATADEPVHNAFTAREAGKMVLSIDNSGSRKRKVAAYRYFVRKPSVQ, encoded by the exons ATGTCCCCTACCACCACCCCGTCCCCCGCGCCACCCAAGGGCGCCAAGCGCAGCCTCATGTCCTCGCTCATGGAAGCCACCGCGCTGCTCCGGACCTCCTCCTTCAAGGAGGACTCCTACGTCGCCGCCGCACTGCCGTCCTCCGAGCTCCGCGCGCTCGCCGACCTCAAGGCGCTGCTCGCCACCCACCCGGACCCCATCTCCATCTGGGGCGTCCCCCTCAACgccccttcctcccctcccaccGCCGCGACCGACGGCGCCGCGGCGGTCCCGGACGAGCGCGCGGACGTGGTGCTCCTCAAGTTCCTCCGCGCGCGCGACTTCCGCGTCCGCGACGCACACGCCATGCTGCTCCGCTGCGCCGCCTGGCGGGCCGAGTTCGGCGCCGACGCGGTGCTCGACGAGGACCTGGGCTTCAAGGACCTCGAGGGCGTCGTCGCCTACATGCACGGCTGGGACCGCGAGGGCCACCCCGTCTGCTACAACGCCTACGGGGTCTTCAAAGACAGGGACATGTACGACCGGGCCTTCGGAGACGGCGACCGCCTCGCGCGCTTCCTCCGCTGGCGCGTCCAGGTCATGGAGCGCGGCGTGCGAGCGCTCAGCCTCAGGCCCGGGGGCGTCAACGCCATCATACAGGTCACCGACCTCAAGGACATGCCCAAGCGCGAGCTCCGCGCCGCCTCCAATCAGATCCTCTCGCTCTTCCAGGACAACTACCCAGAGATGGTCGCGCGCAAG GTGTTCATCAACGTGCCGTGGTACTTCTCGGTTCTCTTCTCCATGATCTCGCCGTTCCTCACGGAGCGCACCAAGAGCAAGTTCGTCATCGCGCGCGAGGGCAACGTCGCCGAGACGCTCTACAA GTTCATCCGGCCGGAGCTGGTGCCGGTGCAGTACGGCGGCCTCAGCCGCGCTGGCGACCTCGAGAACGGACCGCCAAAGCCGGCGTCCGAGTTCACCATCAAGGGCGGCGAGAAGGTGTTCCTAGAGATCGACGGCATCGAG GCAGCTGCGACAATAACGTGGGACCTGGTCGTCGGTGGCTGGGACCTCGAGTACGGCGCGGAGTACGTCCCGGCGGCGGAGGACAGCTACACGCTGTGCGTGGAGAAGACGAGGATGGTCCCGGCCACCGCCGACGAGCCCGTCCACAACGCATTCACGGCGAGGGAGGCCGGCAAGATGGTGCTGTCCATCGACAACTCCGGCTCCCGGAAGCGGAAGGTCGCCGCGTACCGGTACTTCGTGCGCAAGCCGTCAGTGCAGTGA
- the LOC133884027 gene encoding uncharacterized protein LOC133884027, protein MDRREAWKETVRELCFGNDSFDEEDYLFLATVSALYESEASQRGPWSGSVPGRRRIERNRLEGHHRLFNDYFADHPVYPDYIFRRRFRMKRDLYLKIVQAVADHDPWFQQRRNAAGELGLSALQKVTAAFRMLAYDAPADSLDECLRLGEATIIESMRRFVRAVVRVFGDQYLRAPNEEDTARLIATNERGGFPGMLGSIDCMHWRWKNCPTAWSGSYTGHVNSPTIILEAVASQDLWIWHAFFGMPGSLNDINVLHRSHLLDNLAAGVGPQVHYSVNGHGYTMGYFLADGIYPEWATFVKPIPCPVGRKRQHFVVQQAALRKDVERAFGVLQSRFPIVRGATRLWDEETLHNIMTACIVMHNMIIEDERPDGDVEHVYEGAGDPVEPSHTPSPTLEAFAQRYGTITSRQGHHQLREDLVEHLWQFHGVE, encoded by the exons ATGGATCGTCGTGAAGCTTGGAAGGAGACCGTGAGGGAGTTGTGTTTCGGAAATGACTCTTTCGATGAGGAAGATTATTTATTCCTTGCCACTGTGAGCGCTTTGTATGAGTCGGAGGCATCACAGCGGGGACCTTGGAGTGGTTCAGTGCCGGGCCGTCGGCGTATCGAGCGGAATCGCCTGGAGGGTCATCATAGGTTGTTTAATGACTACTTCGCCGATCACCCGGTGTACCCAGATTACATCTTCCGTCGCAG GTTTAGGATGAAACGTGACCTGTACCTCAAGATTGTTCAGGCAGTTGCGGACCACGATCCGTGGTTCCAACAGAGGAGGAATGCTGCAGGAGAGCTCGGCCTGTCGGCGTTGCAAAAAGTCACTGCGGCGTTTCGCATGCTCGCGTACGATGCTCCCGCCGATTCTCTCGATGAGTGCCTCCGGCTAGGGGAGGCCACTATCATTGAGAGTATGAGGCGGTTTGTGCGAGCCGTCGTCAGGGTGTTTGGCGACCAGTACCTCCGCGCTCCGAACGAGGAGGACACCGCGCGCTTGATTGCTACAAACGAGCGAGgagggttccccgggatgctCGGAAGCATCGATTGTATGCactggaggtggaagaactgtcccACAGCGTGGTCTGGTTCCTACACGGGACATGTGAACTCTCCGACGATCATTCTAGAGGCAGTGGCGTCACAGGACCtgtggatttggcatgctttcTTCGGCATGCCTGGTTCGCTAAACGACATCAACGTTCTGCACCGCTCGCATCTCCTCGACAATCTTGCCGCTGGCGTGGGCCCCCAGGTACATTACTCCGTTAACGGTCACGGTTACACCATGGGGTACTTCCTTGCAGATGGTATCTATCCGGAATGGGCCACCTTCGTGAAGCCAATTCCTTGTCCAGTTGGGAGGAAGCGGCAGCACTTCGTCGTTCAGCAGGCGGCGTTACGGAAGGATGTCGAAAGGGCCTTCGGGGTCCTACAATCTCGGTTTCCCATAGTGAGGGGGGCAACGAGGCTATGGGACGAGGAAACACTTCACAACATCATGACCGCCTGCATTGTCATGCATAACATGATAATCGAAGACGAGAGACCTGATGGGGACGTCGAGCACGTGTACGAGGGTGCTGGTGATCCTGTGGAGCCATCACACACCCCATCCCCCACACTAGAAGCATTTGCCCAAAGGTATGGGACGATAACTAGTAGGCAGGGGCATCACCAGCTCCGTGAGGATCTTGTCGAGCATCTGTGGCAGTTCCACGGAGTCGAGTAG